A segment of the Marinomonas posidonica IVIA-Po-181 genome:
GACGAACAGCCCCAGTTTCAGGTGCATCGGGAGTGCCAAGATTCATCAACAGCACACCAATTTTTTTGTTATCAGTCATTAAAACAAACCCTTGAAATTTACTAATGCATTATAGGGCATCAGGCACAAAACAACGTGTAAATTCACGTTATTTTAAGATCAATATATCTCTTTTGATATGGATATCATTGCCAAATTCTGAACAAGCACACAATTAAATACAGATTGAAGCACGCTAACAAAATTTTATGTTCATAGTGGCTTACTTGCCATCGAGTTAACAGAGATCCAAACAATAAACCAGCGCCTAATGCCAATGCGGCGGGTATGTAGATGGCGCCTGCTAACCAGGCATCTGATGCCACTATGTGAGATATCGCAACTGGCTGTAATGCTGGAAACACAAACCCTATCAGGGCGGAAAATGAGAGGAATACTGACATACCATGAAGTGTTCCATCTCTATTTTCGTTTGAATGAGGGTGTAATTGATAAAGTAAGCGTGCAACTGTATGACCATCATTGGCTCCCAACACACTCATTCCACCAGCCAACAGTCCAATGGGAAGAGGAAAGTTTGGAACAGATCGCTGTTGATGGACTTGCCATTCCAAAACACTGATGAAGATATTTAGTAGCAAAGTGAAAGAAATAAAAGCTAATAAAACCTCCACATTAGACAAACTAACCAATTGTGCGCCAATGACGCCACCCATCGCTAAACCAGGGGCGTATTTTAGTAATAGCGAGTACTCGACTCGACCAGCCTTCATGGCTGTCAGCCAATGATAAAGATGCATTGGTAAACAAGCGACAAGGATGGTTGCGATGACAATCGATATATACTGATCAACTGGCATCCCGATCACAGGCAAAAAAAAGTAGAGTGCTGTTAGGCAGGTTAATGCTGGAGAGACTCTAATTTGCGTACTGACTAAACCGCACGCTAGACCGATTAAGATCAGAAAAACAGTAAATTCAATTGGCATGTTCATATCATAATGAGGTTAAAAAAACAAAAAAGCGGGCCATAAGCCCGCTTTTTTGATGAGCTGAAACGTTAATCTCGATAGACGACGCTTCGAATTCGTTCTTGAATCAAAGAAGCCAGTTTATCCGGTTGGAATTTAGATAAGAAATCGTCACAACCCACTTTTTGAACCATGGCTTTATTAAAACTGCCACTTAATGACGTATGCAGTACTATGTACAAATCCTTAAGCCTCGGGTCTTCTCGCACCTCTCGAGTAAGGCGATAACCGTC
Coding sequences within it:
- a CDS encoding anion permease, which produces MPIEFTVFLILIGLACGLVSTQIRVSPALTCLTALYFFLPVIGMPVDQYISIVIATILVACLPMHLYHWLTAMKAGRVEYSLLLKYAPGLAMGGVIGAQLVSLSNVEVLLAFISFTLLLNIFISVLEWQVHQQRSVPNFPLPIGLLAGGMSVLGANDGHTVARLLYQLHPHSNENRDGTLHGMSVFLSFSALIGFVFPALQPVAISHIVASDAWLAGAIYIPAALALGAGLLFGSLLTRWQVSHYEHKILLACFNLYLIVCLFRIWQ